The proteins below come from a single Cylindrospermopsis raciborskii Cr2010 genomic window:
- a CDS encoding HlyD family efflux transporter periplasmic adaptor subunit: MPQSTYNSSSAILISEQPPIAEIITQENPNQIETSVKDWFYGTEELLDALPKVWTRSMLYLLVTFTAVALPWIMFSQIDETGSASGRMEPKGATHKLDSSVMGSVVAVNVKEGTRVQAGQPLMEIDSQLLRTQLQEAQAKLEGLVNRQTQIELLYNQVLLAINIQKQQNQSQSLEKLAQLNQARENLDAKQSAYQLQKLERLTQVEQVKQNIQSTQIAYGLAENRLRRDSLEVARYNQLLEEGIIPQTRFVEIEKTAEDSQRLRQEASSNLQRASLQLREELSRYNSVMNQLRSEIQQAKLRLQEQESSYQSIIQAGKLTVLKNQEQLKDLQTQISGIKSEISQTKSQIKSLQLQLQQRTLRSPVDGIVFELPIKKPGAVVQVGQMVAQIAPKDANLILKAEIPSQQSGFIKVGMPVKIKFDAYPFQEYGVTQGRVLWISPDAKVSPNRPTSVETYQLEIALEKPYIKSGDKPIPLIPGQTATAELIVRQRRVMDLILDPFKRLQKNGLDL; this comes from the coding sequence ATGCCACAATCAACCTATAATTCATCTTCGGCAATTTTGATATCAGAACAACCGCCAATTGCCGAAATTATTACTCAAGAAAATCCCAACCAGATAGAAACTTCAGTTAAAGACTGGTTTTATGGCACGGAAGAATTATTAGATGCTTTACCCAAAGTGTGGACCAGATCAATGCTGTATTTACTAGTTACTTTTACAGCAGTTGCTTTACCATGGATTATGTTCTCTCAAATTGACGAAACGGGGAGTGCTAGTGGTAGAATGGAACCAAAAGGTGCAACTCATAAGTTAGATAGTTCAGTCATGGGTAGTGTGGTTGCAGTTAATGTAAAAGAAGGTACCAGGGTTCAAGCTGGACAACCTTTGATGGAAATTGACTCTCAATTACTGCGCACACAATTACAAGAAGCTCAAGCAAAATTAGAGGGTTTAGTCAATCGTCAAACTCAAATAGAACTGTTATATAATCAGGTGTTGCTGGCTATTAATATTCAGAAACAACAAAATCAATCCCAATCCCTAGAAAAACTTGCCCAATTAAATCAAGCAAGGGAAAATCTCGATGCTAAACAGAGTGCGTATCAATTGCAAAAATTGGAAAGACTTACTCAAGTAGAACAAGTAAAACAGAATATCCAGTCTACCCAAATTGCTTATGGATTAGCTGAAAACCGTTTACGTCGAGATTCCCTAGAAGTTGCTCGCTATAACCAACTGTTAGAAGAAGGGATAATTCCTCAAACCCGATTTGTGGAGATAGAAAAAACAGCAGAAGATAGTCAAAGATTACGACAGGAAGCTAGTTCTAACCTGCAAAGGGCTAGTTTACAACTACGGGAAGAATTAAGCCGATACAACTCGGTTATGAATCAATTAAGGTCAGAAATTCAACAAGCCAAACTCCGGTTACAAGAACAGGAAAGTAGTTACCAAAGTATTATTCAAGCAGGTAAATTAACAGTGTTAAAAAATCAAGAGCAACTCAAAGATTTACAAACACAAATTAGTGGCATAAAATCGGAGATTAGCCAAACTAAAAGTCAAATCAAGTCCCTGCAATTACAATTACAACAACGAACATTGCGATCGCCTGTGGATGGTATAGTCTTCGAGCTACCGATTAAAAAGCCAGGTGCTGTTGTTCAGGTAGGACAAATGGTAGCTCAAATTGCTCCCAAAGATGCCAATTTAATTTTGAAAGCGGAAATACCAAGTCAACAAAGTGGTTTTATTAAAGTAGGAATGCCAGTAAAAATTAAATTTGATGCCTATCCATTCCAGGAGTATGGGGTAACTCAGGGAAGGGTTTTATGGATTTCACCTGATGCAAAGGTTTCACCAAATAGACCCACTTCTGTGGAAACATACCAATTAGAAATTGCCTTAGAAAAACCCTATATCAAATCTGGGGATAAGCCCATTCCCCTAATACCAGGTCAAACAGCTACCGCAGAACTTATTGTCCGTCAACGTCGAGTTATGGATCTGATATTAGATCCATTTAAAAGATTACAGAAAAATGGTTTGGATTTATAA
- a CDS encoding ABC transporter transmembrane domain-containing protein, with the protein MISALSQEHISAQISHILGKSLDQKDLENCLQKLEIIEPIVGKQFWQSETARPGIYLVLSGRARILDSRNNLVSTLTLGACFGELTLFPEYDFANYVVRASVDLKIGYLPQEVINQLPSVLERLLLQAKNWDSFLKTHLETPISTTSQNIIQFPPERKPVKPAKPERKKSQKYFPTPTVTVSNWWHKISKRYPYFEQQSASDCGAACLVMISRYWGKNFSINRLRELANVNRSGASMKSLTSAAESIGFATRPVKASLDKFAQQPLPAIAHWEGKHYIVVYEISKKQVIVGDPAIGQRTLTVEEFKAGWTGYALLLEPTKSFQESIEANSPFWQLFELVKPHFQILVEVLVASILIQIFGLVTPLFTQLLLDRVIVQGSTITLNTVGFGLLIFGLFRVVINGLRQYLLDHTANKISVALLVGFIKHTFLLPLSFFESRYVGDIVSRVQENQKIQRFLTGEALSIILDLLTVFIYVGLMFWYSPPLALFVLAIVPPFVFLALFATPFLRRISREVFGALAKENSYLIQALSGISSIRSLAIEQTVRWRWEELLHNLTKKNFAVQIISNKLQIISATIQSLATTGLLWFGAWLVIHNQLTIGQLVAFNMLLGNIIQPFQRLIVLWNQLQEVIVSTERINDVLEAEVEEDLVIQPRQSLSKLRGEICFENVTFRYHKDSDINILENINFHIKPEQTVAVVGRSGSGKTTLSKLILGLYPATDGRILIDNQDVTSIALKSLRSQIGVVDQDTFLFGGTIRENISIAHPESTLEEIITVAQLAGADEFIKFMPMGYETQIGEGGGMLSGGQRQRLAIARALLGNPRLLILDEATSHLDAESERIIQKNLQKILKGRTSLIIAHRLSTVRHADLILVLDRGILVEQGTHEELIAKRGNYYYLNQQQLSVVS; encoded by the coding sequence ATGATTTCAGCCCTTTCTCAAGAACATATATCTGCCCAAATTAGTCATATTTTAGGTAAATCCCTGGATCAAAAGGATTTAGAAAATTGTTTGCAAAAATTGGAAATCATTGAACCTATTGTGGGGAAACAATTTTGGCAATCTGAAACCGCCCGCCCAGGAATTTATTTAGTATTATCAGGTCGAGCGAGAATATTAGATAGTAGGAACAATTTAGTTAGCACTTTAACATTGGGAGCATGCTTTGGGGAGTTGACATTATTTCCCGAATATGATTTTGCCAATTATGTTGTTAGAGCTTCCGTAGATTTAAAGATTGGTTATCTTCCCCAGGAAGTAATTAATCAATTGCCTAGTGTTCTAGAGCGTCTGCTACTCCAAGCCAAGAATTGGGATAGCTTTTTAAAAACACACCTAGAAACACCAATCTCTACCACAAGTCAGAATATCATTCAATTTCCTCCAGAGAGGAAACCAGTTAAACCAGCTAAACCAGAACGGAAAAAATCACAAAAATACTTCCCTACTCCCACAGTTACAGTTAGTAATTGGTGGCATAAAATTAGTAAACGATACCCATATTTTGAACAACAAAGTGCTTCCGACTGTGGCGCAGCTTGTTTAGTAATGATTAGCCGTTATTGGGGGAAAAATTTCAGTATTAATCGTCTGCGAGAACTGGCTAATGTTAACCGTTCTGGTGCATCAATGAAAAGTTTAACCAGTGCTGCTGAAAGTATTGGTTTTGCCACCCGTCCAGTAAAAGCCAGTTTAGATAAATTTGCTCAGCAACCATTACCCGCGATCGCCCATTGGGAGGGAAAACATTATATAGTAGTCTATGAGATTAGCAAAAAACAGGTAATTGTAGGAGATCCCGCTATTGGACAACGAACTTTAACAGTTGAGGAATTTAAAGCTGGGTGGACTGGTTATGCACTATTATTAGAACCTACAAAATCTTTTCAAGAGAGCATAGAAGCTAACAGCCCATTTTGGCAGTTATTTGAGTTAGTGAAACCTCACTTTCAGATACTTGTAGAAGTTTTGGTGGCTTCGATTTTAATTCAGATCTTTGGTTTGGTAACACCCCTATTTACCCAACTTTTGTTGGATCGGGTTATAGTTCAGGGTAGCACAATAACCCTAAATACAGTTGGGTTTGGTTTACTAATTTTCGGATTATTTAGAGTAGTGATTAATGGACTTAGACAATATTTATTAGACCACACAGCTAATAAAATTAGCGTAGCATTATTGGTGGGATTTATCAAACATACATTTTTACTACCCTTGTCTTTTTTTGAGTCTCGTTATGTGGGTGACATTGTTTCTCGCGTACAAGAAAACCAAAAAATTCAGCGATTCCTCACGGGGGAAGCCCTATCTATTATTCTAGATTTACTAACGGTATTTATTTATGTAGGCTTGATGTTTTGGTATAGTCCACCTCTAGCATTGTTTGTTTTAGCAATTGTCCCACCATTTGTTTTTCTAGCATTATTTGCCACACCTTTTTTGAGACGTATTAGTCGAGAAGTATTTGGAGCATTAGCCAAAGAGAATAGCTATTTAATTCAGGCTTTAAGTGGCATTTCTTCAATTCGTTCCTTAGCTATAGAACAAACTGTAAGATGGCGCTGGGAAGAATTACTACATAATTTGACCAAGAAAAACTTTGCCGTTCAAATTATTAGTAATAAGTTACAAATAATTAGTGCCACCATTCAATCTTTAGCAACAACAGGCTTACTCTGGTTTGGCGCTTGGTTAGTAATTCACAATCAGTTGACTATTGGTCAACTAGTAGCCTTTAATATGTTATTAGGCAACATTATCCAGCCTTTTCAAAGGTTAATCGTGTTGTGGAATCAACTTCAAGAAGTTATAGTTTCTACCGAGCGCATTAATGATGTATTAGAAGCAGAAGTAGAAGAAGATTTAGTCATCCAACCTCGGCAAAGTCTATCAAAACTAAGGGGAGAAATTTGCTTTGAAAATGTCACCTTTCGTTATCACAAAGACAGCGATATTAACATTTTAGAAAACATCAACTTTCACATTAAACCTGAACAAACCGTAGCAGTAGTAGGAAGAAGTGGATCTGGTAAGACAACTCTATCCAAACTAATTTTAGGATTATATCCTGCGACAGATGGTAGAATTTTAATAGACAATCAAGATGTGACAAGTATTGCTCTCAAATCCTTACGGTCTCAAATAGGGGTTGTGGACCAGGACACATTTTTATTTGGTGGTACAATTAGAGAAAACATCAGTATTGCCCATCCAGAATCCACCTTAGAAGAAATCATTACCGTGGCACAATTAGCAGGTGCAGATGAATTTATTAAATTTATGCCCATGGGTTACGAAACTCAAATTGGTGAGGGAGGAGGTATGTTATCGGGGGGACAAAGACAACGATTAGCTATAGCTAGAGCATTATTAGGAAATCCGCGCCTTTTAATATTAGATGAAGCCACCAGTCATCTAGATGCAGAATCTGAAAGAATTATTCAAAAAAACTTGCAGAAAATTCTCAAAGGACGCACTAGTTTAATAATTGCCCATCGTCTATCTACCGTACGTCATGCTGACTTAATTTTAGTATTAGATCGGGGAATTTTAGTCGAGCAAGGTACTCACGAAGAATTGATTGCTAAACGTGGAAATTATTACTATCTTAATCAACAACAGTTATCCGTAGTTAGTTAG
- a CDS encoding peptidylprolyl isomerase — MLEKINVGDQDILYHLKISCQMPNILDAIASRKIVTQTAMKEDIQITTAELQQAADNLRLANNLVKAEDTWAWLKKHYLSLDNFEEIAYTNLLSAKLANHLFADQVESFFYAHQLEYIAAAIYEVILDDEDLALEIFYALQEGEISFHEVARQYIQNPELRRAGGYQGMRERKDFRPEIAAAIFAANPPQILKPITTPQGVRIIMVEEIIQPQLNEQIRLRIIGDLFTNWLRQQISTLEIEVNLGAKYNLPLSPLIITQTS; from the coding sequence ATGTTAGAAAAAATCAATGTTGGTGATCAAGATATTCTGTATCACCTAAAAATATCTTGTCAAATGCCCAACATATTAGATGCGATCGCCAGTAGGAAAATAGTGACACAGACAGCGATGAAAGAAGATATTCAGATAACCACAGCGGAACTACAGCAAGCAGCGGACAATCTGAGATTAGCCAATAACCTAGTCAAAGCAGAAGACACCTGGGCCTGGTTAAAGAAACACTATTTATCCCTAGATAACTTTGAAGAAATTGCCTACACCAACCTACTATCTGCCAAATTGGCTAATCATTTATTTGCAGACCAAGTGGAATCATTTTTTTATGCTCATCAACTGGAATACATTGCAGCAGCAATTTATGAAGTCATATTAGATGATGAAGATTTAGCCCTAGAAATATTTTATGCCCTGCAGGAAGGGGAAATTAGCTTTCATGAAGTAGCTCGTCAATATATTCAAAATCCAGAACTCCGTAGAGCAGGGGGATATCAAGGTATGCGTGAGCGAAAAGATTTCAGACCAGAAATTGCTGCGGCCATTTTTGCTGCTAATCCTCCACAAATCCTCAAACCCATCACCACACCTCAAGGAGTGCGTATCATCATGGTAGAAGAGATTATTCAACCCCAGTTGAATGAACAGATACGTCTGAGAATTATAGGAGATTTATTTACAAATTGGTTGAGACAACAAATAAGTACCCTAGAAATCGAAGTTAATTTAGGAGCTAAATACAATCTACCTCTGTCTCCACTTATCATCACTCAGACTAGTTAA